Proteins encoded within one genomic window of bacterium:
- a CDS encoding glycosyltransferase, translated as MKVLLLSTDSQIFNEASQVRARILEYGKLFEELHVIVYTKPGYKEKIIGNVHLWPTNNKFRVGYQRAVFGYVRKNCKKGSDWTVSSQDPFEAGWVGYKLKSFLGAHFQIQIHTDFLSPFFAKESWRHRTRVLLAKWLVKKADRIRVVSERIKKSLIALDADLERKIVVLPIFVDREVFHLAISESREINVVGPDDVLVLTVARKGPEKNIDLANSIIGELKSRGNKVKWLHIGYKASDKEPEWLVQFIENPKSIASFYKMADLFLLTSNYEGYGMAAVEAAAAGVPVVMTDVGVALGATFPVGDKERAVAIIEELIQSPEKRRQLVEKQNEFFKNWPTKEQYLEQFKKSLTF; from the coding sequence GGAAATTGTTTGAGGAGTTGCATGTCATCGTTTACACAAAACCAGGGTATAAAGAAAAAATAATCGGCAATGTTCATCTCTGGCCAACGAATAATAAATTCCGGGTGGGATACCAAAGAGCCGTGTTCGGCTATGTTCGCAAAAATTGCAAAAAGGGCAGTGATTGGACCGTTTCGTCGCAGGACCCTTTTGAGGCGGGTTGGGTGGGATATAAGTTAAAATCTTTTTTAGGGGCCCATTTCCAGATCCAGATTCATACGGATTTTTTAAGCCCATTTTTTGCCAAGGAGTCCTGGAGGCATCGTACCCGGGTTTTATTGGCGAAGTGGCTGGTTAAAAAGGCAGACCGAATCCGGGTAGTTTCAGAACGTATTAAAAAATCTTTAATTGCCTTGGACGCCGATTTAGAAAGGAAAATTGTAGTCCTGCCTATTTTTGTGGACAGGGAAGTTTTTCATTTAGCTATCTCCGAGAGCCGAGAAATAAATGTCGTTGGTCCGGATGACGTCTTGGTGCTGACCGTGGCGCGGAAAGGCCCGGAAAAGAATATAGATTTAGCAAATAGTATAATTGGGGAGCTAAAGAGCAGAGGCAACAAAGTGAAGTGGCTTCATATTGGATATAAAGCCAGCGACAAGGAGCCTGAGTGGCTCGTTCAATTTATAGAAAATCCGAAATCCATAGCTTCCTTCTATAAAATGGCCGACCTGTTTTTATTGACCTCAAATTACGAAGGGTACGGAATGGCCGCCGTTGAAGCAGCGGCTGCGGGCGTACCGGTAGTAATGACTGATGTTGGCGTAGCTTTGGGCGCAACATTTCCCGTTGGCGACAAAGAAAGAGCGGTCGCGATAATTGAGGAATTAATTCAGAGCCCGGAGAAGCGACGGCAATTAGTGGAAAAACAAAACGAATTTTTCAAGAATTGGCCGACCAAGGAGCAATACTTGGAGCAATTTAAAAAAAGTCTAACTTTTTAA
- a CDS encoding glycosyltransferase family 4 protein, which yields MRLLFITQKVDKNDDVLGVYHRWIEKLAAKTEKINVICLYKGKVEMPGNVVVHSLGKELTGHNRFRYLGNFFRLVWKLRSEYDVVFVHMNPEYVILAGWLWRMLGKRVVLWYAHYLSNLKLRIAAIFPNIIVTSTRRAFPYASKKLIVLQQGIDTGNFSSLPRPVSSEGGSASGGKDAAVVKFLFLGRIAPVKKLEVLVRAIQLASQRINARLSVVGSPTAGKPVEAEYLREVQKLVSGLGLSGRIGFEKPVANILTPEIYRKHDIFVNLTVTGSFDKSTLEAMACGSPILVSNLAFRDVLPEDLQSLLMFQEGDHRDLAEQMVKLAALSAQDREAIGGRLRDIIVEKHGLDGLVDKLYSALSANDN from the coding sequence ATGCGCCTATTATTTATTACTCAAAAAGTTGATAAGAACGATGACGTGCTTGGCGTCTATCACCGTTGGATAGAGAAGCTTGCCGCAAAAACCGAAAAAATAAATGTTATCTGTTTGTATAAAGGAAAAGTGGAGATGCCCGGCAATGTAGTGGTCCATTCTCTGGGCAAAGAGCTGACGGGGCATAATCGTTTCCGATATCTTGGGAACTTTTTCCGGTTAGTTTGGAAATTGCGTTCGGAGTATGATGTTGTCTTTGTCCACATGAACCCGGAGTATGTGATTCTGGCGGGGTGGCTCTGGCGGATGTTGGGCAAGCGCGTGGTTCTTTGGTATGCCCACTATTTATCCAACTTGAAATTGCGGATTGCCGCCATATTCCCGAATATTATCGTCACCTCTACTCGTCGAGCCTTTCCTTATGCCAGTAAAAAATTAATAGTGTTGCAGCAGGGCATAGATACGGGAAATTTTTCTTCGCTTCCTCGGCCCGTGTCCTCCGAAGGAGGATCCGCCTCCGGCGGAAAGGACGCCGCAGTTGTTAAGTTTTTGTTTTTGGGTCGGATCGCTCCGGTAAAGAAGCTGGAGGTATTGGTCCGCGCGATACAGTTGGCTTCCCAGAGAATTAACGCGCGATTGTCGGTGGTGGGATCGCCGACGGCCGGCAAGCCGGTGGAGGCGGAATATTTAAGGGAGGTTCAGAAATTAGTTTCCGGGTTGGGCCTGTCGGGCCGGATAGGTTTTGAAAAGCCGGTTGCTAATATTCTCACTCCGGAGATTTATCGGAAGCATGATATTTTCGTGAACCTGACCGTGACCGGAAGCTTTGATAAAAGCACTCTGGAAGCGATGGCGTGTGGATCTCCGATTTTGGTAAGCAACTTGGCCTTTCGGGATGTTCTGCCTGAAGATTTACAGAGCTTATTGATGTTCCAAGAGGGCGATCATCGGGATTTAGCCGAGCAAATGGTCAAATTAGCTGCTTTGTCGGCTCAAGATAGGGAGGCAATAGGGGGCCGGTTGCGTGATATTATAGTTGAGAAGCACGGACTAGATGGTTTGGTGGATAAATTGTATAGTGCCCTTTCAGCCAATGATAATTAA
- a CDS encoding CDP-glycerol glycerophosphotransferase family protein, protein MQTKTVFISCFFNLVARNVLETSFFQKLRSRTDLKIVLLAPQGKGDFFRKEFGGSNVAVEEVPTRPMSKPGLLFHLLAWNLLRTKSKEIHRFVQLGKDRNYARYFFTSAMNWFGGRPLIRRAFRYFDAFMPSGGFDYLFDRYRPDLVFATDIQDLRVQELSDTALIRAARRRGVNSVGMSRSWDSMTTKGLLRTLPDLLVVQTDNIKSQAVAYHSVPADRVVVVGVPHYDSYITGTRTSREDFFKRIGLDPAKKLIFFAPPSDIWTGDKSLNPFLFKTIASIGEQVVARFPIFGELDLGDFARPANMVFDRPTNSDNLAEALLAKKDDAHFANLLYHSDVVVTGPSSVILDASLFNKPTILIGFDGEKIKPYWQRLSRYYDYEHQDAAIRLGELRVAKSRGELVEYIKEGLSQPKRGEEGRRRLANSFCQDLDGRSGERLAAAITDNL, encoded by the coding sequence ATGCAAACCAAAACCGTTTTTATATCCTGTTTTTTTAATCTGGTGGCGCGCAATGTTTTGGAAACCAGTTTTTTTCAAAAATTGCGCAGCCGTACCGATTTGAAGATTGTTCTTCTTGCTCCGCAGGGCAAAGGAGATTTTTTTCGTAAGGAATTTGGTGGATCGAATGTGGCGGTGGAGGAGGTGCCGACGCGTCCGATGTCCAAACCTGGTCTTTTGTTTCACTTGTTGGCGTGGAATTTATTAAGAACAAAGAGCAAGGAGATACACCGCTTTGTTCAGTTAGGAAAGGACCGTAATTATGCGCGATATTTTTTCACGTCGGCCATGAATTGGTTTGGTGGTCGGCCGCTTATTCGCCGAGCGTTTCGTTATTTCGATGCCTTTATGCCTAGCGGTGGCTTTGACTATCTTTTTGATCGTTATCGGCCAGATTTGGTGTTTGCCACAGATATTCAAGATCTACGTGTGCAGGAGTTAAGCGATACCGCGCTTATCCGGGCCGCTCGGCGACGGGGAGTGAACAGCGTGGGTATGTCGCGCTCGTGGGACAGCATGACCACTAAGGGGTTGCTGCGCACCCTGCCCGATTTGTTAGTAGTTCAAACAGACAATATCAAAAGCCAGGCAGTCGCCTACCACAGCGTCCCCGCTGATCGTGTGGTCGTAGTCGGCGTGCCACACTATGATTCCTATATAACCGGTACTCGGACATCCCGAGAAGATTTTTTCAAAAGGATCGGGTTGGATCCGGCTAAAAAACTTATATTTTTTGCCCCACCCAGCGATATTTGGACCGGCGACAAGTCTTTGAACCCATTTTTATTCAAAACGATCGCTTCCATTGGGGAGCAAGTGGTCGCCCGCTTTCCTATATTTGGAGAGTTGGACCTAGGGGATTTCGCGCGACCCGCTAATATGGTTTTTGACCGACCAACCAACTCGGATAATTTAGCGGAGGCTTTATTAGCGAAAAAAGACGATGCCCACTTTGCTAATCTTCTCTACCACAGCGATGTAGTAGTTACTGGGCCGTCGAGTGTGATCTTAGATGCTTCTCTATTCAATAAGCCAACGATCTTGATCGGTTTTGATGGAGAAAAAATAAAGCCCTATTGGCAAAGATTGAGTCGATATTATGATTACGAACACCAGGATGCGGCGATCAGGTTAGGCGAGCTTAGGGTCGCCAAAAGCCGGGGAGAGCTGGTAGAGTATATAAAAGAAGGTCTTAGTCAGCCTAAGCGCGGAGAAGAGGGTCGTCGACGGTTAGCAAATAGTTTCTGCCAGGATTTAGACGGAAGATCCGGGGAGCGTTTGGCGGCAGCGATCACTGATAATCTATGA
- a CDS encoding methyltransferase domain-containing protein, with amino-acid sequence MKYLSPEDIKNSPDELMALQQHASWDIRSGRALSLVQRYVPDKDGAILDCASASGGFLLQLAKNGYSNVNGLDIDDYRQPEAKKFNFKTGDVCLQPIPWPDHSFDAVVSLQTIEHLENPYYFVREVSRVLKPGGIFTVSMPNPFHILNRLLFLSRGNLYHWLESDNHITFFTKATFKKAFLNNFKLLEMGYSKPEFKYHIFSRLRAFWKILPANQWFGRYTYFVLKNKE; translated from the coding sequence ATGAAATATTTGAGCCCCGAAGATATAAAGAATTCTCCAGATGAGTTGATGGCGCTACAACAGCACGCTAGCTGGGATATCCGTAGTGGCCGGGCTTTAAGCTTGGTCCAGCGGTATGTCCCCGATAAAGATGGAGCGATTTTGGATTGCGCCTCTGCTAGCGGCGGATTTTTGTTACAGTTGGCGAAAAACGGCTATTCCAACGTCAACGGATTGGATATTGACGACTATCGCCAGCCGGAAGCGAAGAAATTTAATTTCAAAACAGGCGATGTTTGTCTGCAACCGATACCTTGGCCGGACCATTCCTTTGACGCAGTAGTTTCTTTGCAGACCATAGAGCATTTGGAGAATCCATATTATTTTGTTCGTGAGGTAAGTCGGGTTTTAAAGCCCGGCGGTATTTTTACTGTTTCTATGCCGAATCCATTTCATATTTTAAATCGCCTGCTCTTTTTATCCCGCGGCAATCTATATCATTGGCTGGAAAGTGACAATCACATCACCTTTTTTACTAAAGCGACTTTTAAAAAGGCATTTTTGAATAATTTTAAATTGTTGGAGATGGGTTATTCCAAGCCGGAGTTTAAGTACCACATCTTCAGCCGCCTACGAGCTTTTTGGAAGATTTTGCCCGCAAATCAGTGGTTTGGCCGCTATACTTATTTTGTATTGAAGAACAAGGAATAA
- the neuC gene encoding UDP-N-acetylglucosamine 2-epimerase: MRRKICVFSGKRGGFGAYLNLMRLIENDPDLELQIILSDMHASDKFGATAKEVKGFFPNVDMEVVPMNSSSSDSPVARATNLGACLEGLAPALERLKPNILMVHGDRGEHLMAAFAALNLGIPVTHTQGGETSGNIDDVQRHAITKLAHLHFPETEKAAQKIRALGEDDWRIRVVGSLYIDRIVGKQYSDVGEMKKRYDAPGEYVLVLYHPDTFLTPAENRQVMTDILVAVMHVWRIRTIVVHPCSDPGHEEVISTINAAKKEDVFDHLRVYKNIDNLDFLGLMAGASALIGNSSAALVEAPYFHLPAVNVGDRQRGRDHELNIINSATEINSIVNAVGKAINPSGDLRDILKSCGQRLGDGHASEKIFAALKAVEINEKLLRKS; encoded by the coding sequence TTGCGCAGAAAAATTTGTGTGTTCTCCGGTAAGCGCGGTGGATTCGGGGCTTATCTGAACTTGATGCGTTTAATCGAGAATGATCCTGATCTAGAATTGCAGATCATTTTGAGCGATATGCACGCTTCCGATAAATTCGGAGCGACCGCAAAAGAGGTGAAAGGATTTTTCCCTAACGTAGATATGGAAGTGGTTCCGATGAATTCCTCCAGCTCAGATTCTCCGGTGGCTCGCGCAACGAATCTTGGTGCCTGCCTAGAAGGCTTGGCTCCGGCGCTCGAGCGTCTTAAGCCGAATATTCTGATGGTGCACGGAGATCGCGGAGAACATTTGATGGCAGCATTTGCAGCTCTCAATCTTGGCATCCCCGTTACTCACACCCAAGGAGGCGAGACTTCCGGAAACATCGATGATGTTCAGCGTCATGCGATTACCAAGTTGGCACATTTGCATTTTCCGGAAACAGAGAAGGCAGCCCAGAAGATCCGCGCACTTGGAGAAGATGATTGGAGAATCCGAGTTGTCGGGTCTTTGTATATCGATCGGATCGTGGGAAAGCAGTACTCCGATGTCGGTGAGATGAAGAAGCGTTATGATGCGCCCGGTGAGTACGTTCTCGTGTTGTATCATCCCGACACCTTTCTTACCCCTGCCGAGAATCGACAAGTGATGACGGACATCCTGGTTGCGGTTATGCACGTATGGAGGATTAGGACGATCGTCGTTCATCCTTGCTCTGATCCCGGTCATGAGGAAGTGATTAGCACAATCAACGCCGCGAAAAAAGAAGACGTTTTTGACCACCTTCGGGTTTACAAGAACATCGATAACTTAGACTTCTTGGGGTTGATGGCCGGTGCCAGTGCCCTGATTGGAAATTCTTCCGCCGCCTTGGTCGAGGCTCCTTATTTTCATCTGCCGGCAGTCAATGTCGGAGATCGGCAGCGAGGGCGTGATCACGAGCTGAACATCATCAACTCCGCAACGGAAATAAATTCCATCGTGAACGCCGTGGGTAAGGCGATCAACCCCTCTGGCGATTTGCGGGATATTTTGAAGAGTTGTGGGCAGAGATTGGGCGATGGGCATGCCTCCGAAAAGATTTTTGCGGCTCTGAAAGCAGTAGAGATCAACGAAAAACTTTTGCGTAAAAGTTAA
- a CDS encoding acylneuraminate cytidylyltransferase family protein, whose translation MINYEHSAVAIIPARGGSKGLPGKNTKLLAGKPLIAYSIEAAKKSRFVSRVIVTTDDPKIAEVAKAAGAEVPFLRPAEIAQDSTPMLPVVRHTLEWLQQNENFAPEFVLMIQPTSPFVKTEQIDALFELLVSKGADSGITTIELPRPFHPYHVRHLTESGYLEFDQPELHYQHPTRQSDPKRYAFASVYWFNRDLFLKENKIEPGKRVGLPVDPATAHDINNAFDWEIAEVLVKKYG comes from the coding sequence ATGATAAATTATGAACATAGTGCCGTTGCGATTATTCCTGCTCGTGGCGGATCCAAGGGGCTACCGGGCAAGAATACTAAGTTATTAGCCGGAAAGCCGCTGATCGCCTACAGCATTGAAGCAGCCAAAAAAAGCCGGTTCGTTAGTCGGGTAATCGTCACCACCGACGATCCAAAGATAGCGGAAGTTGCCAAGGCCGCGGGTGCCGAAGTCCCCTTTTTGCGTCCGGCGGAGATAGCCCAAGACAGCACCCCGATGTTGCCGGTGGTCCGCCATACCCTAGAATGGTTACAGCAAAATGAAAATTTTGCGCCGGAATTTGTGTTGATGATCCAGCCGACTTCTCCATTCGTGAAAACTGAGCAGATAGATGCTCTATTCGAACTTTTGGTTTCCAAAGGAGCTGATTCAGGAATTACTACTATCGAATTGCCGCGCCCATTCCATCCATATCACGTGCGCCATCTCACCGAGAGCGGGTATTTAGAATTTGATCAACCGGAATTACATTATCAGCACCCGACTAGGCAATCCGATCCGAAACGCTACGCCTTCGCGAGCGTTTATTGGTTCAATCGTGACCTTTTTCTGAAAGAAAATAAAATTGAACCGGGTAAAAGAGTAGGTTTACCGGTGGACCCGGCAACCGCGCACGATATCAACAATGCTTTTGATTGGGAAATAGCGGAAGTCCTGGTTAAGAAATACGGCTAG
- a CDS encoding polysaccharide deacetylase family protein, with product MEPTKEQYIIVAYHYVRDPDPKWTGIHSCSIREFDRQIKLLSEQFKIVSVSEVAEAARQARAGKFCAITFDDGLLDNYQNALPVLEKYGAKATFFIITSVFDGGVPLTHKLHALFSQASAGELIDIFNQWAAGRYSIPKDKRLDQRRVHGDILTNNFKETMVMLDEDTRKNFLDFCFQKFRINEPLLNKQLFMTREQVVDMKRRGMIIGSHSHSHHSFESLKAPEAEDDVFRSNESLTKLLGRTPDVFCYPHGRHSKVTPVILQQAGFSYAVVIERRAVSKNDDSFLLPRYDANDLRA from the coding sequence ATGGAACCCACAAAAGAGCAGTATATAATTGTTGCCTATCACTATGTAAGGGATCCGGATCCCAAATGGACCGGTATTCATTCTTGCTCAATTCGCGAATTTGATCGGCAGATCAAGCTTCTGTCGGAGCAATTCAAGATTGTTTCCGTTTCCGAAGTGGCCGAAGCGGCCCGACAGGCACGGGCTGGGAAGTTTTGCGCAATAACTTTTGACGATGGACTTTTGGATAATTATCAGAATGCTCTGCCTGTATTGGAAAAATATGGAGCGAAGGCCACCTTTTTTATAATCACCTCGGTTTTTGACGGTGGAGTGCCTCTTACTCACAAACTGCATGCTCTTTTCTCTCAGGCTTCTGCCGGCGAGTTGATCGATATTTTTAATCAGTGGGCAGCTGGTCGCTATTCGATTCCAAAAGACAAACGATTGGATCAGCGCCGCGTGCACGGTGATATCCTGACCAATAATTTTAAGGAAACGATGGTGATGTTGGATGAGGATACCCGTAAGAATTTTTTAGATTTTTGTTTTCAAAAGTTCCGTATCAATGAGCCTCTCCTTAATAAGCAGTTGTTTATGACTCGAGAGCAGGTAGTAGATATGAAGCGACGCGGTATGATCATTGGCAGTCATTCTCATAGCCATCATTCTTTTGAGTCCTTAAAGGCACCAGAGGCGGAAGATGATGTGTTTAGATCTAATGAGAGCTTAACGAAATTATTGGGGCGGACGCCTGATGTATTTTGCTACCCGCACGGACGCCATTCCAAGGTGACGCCCGTGATTCTGCAACAAGCCGGTTTTTCTTATGCGGTAGTCATCGAGCGCCGCGCGGTTTCTAAGAACGACGATTCATTTTTACTTCCTCGTTACGACGCTAATGATCTACGCGCTTAG
- a CDS encoding radical SAM protein: MFNKRGVDMASDEVVKPKLVYLSDLTHTYQTVALNTVPFSVAGLVSYAKAKLKDSQGFRFRIFKYPEKLITALLEAPPDILCFSNYVWNLDLGYSIAEQVKKDHPEVIVIFGGPNYPTDFSEQEKFLADHPAIDFYAYKEGEIGFTELLESLATKNFDVAMVKALKPRSFHYLLAGALEVGFLADRIKDLEDIPSPYLTGELDEFFDATLIPMIQTNRGCPFTCTFCVEGLGYYNKVNKRSVDTVRKELEYIAGHKHPNIHDLHIVDSNFGMYKEDEAIADAIAGVQESHGWPQYIHVATGKNQKERVLRVAKTINGALRLAGSVQSLSEKVLENIKRGNISADQLMDLAHKAKELGSNTYSEIIVALPGETKESHFETIGTIVNAKFNWVRIYTLMMLSGVEMSNNETRKKYEMQTRYRVLPRCFGSYKFGNELLLSAEVEEVCVATKDMSFEDYLDCRLFHLTVEIFYNDSVSSELVEFLNLFGISVFDWLKHIHDQRDSFPEPLKKIYQNFSRLSHEELWDSKEQLLKFTKDEQVIQKYLTGEYGSNLIFTHKAMAMTEALEEVLAVAFISARSILGGTRPETLGEYSDYLSNLQVYSELKKRSLFDDKLLSGPGNSPEFSRLLFFDFLGLENQGFRVLPDNFRKPNGVLASFVHTDDQRKIIKDSLDLYGRNIIGIARVLSKVHVTKIYRMLVQNDIVD, encoded by the coding sequence TTGTTTAACAAGAGAGGAGTAGATATGGCGAGCGATGAGGTTGTTAAACCAAAGCTTGTTTATCTTAGCGATCTTACGCATACCTACCAGACAGTCGCTCTGAATACGGTTCCCTTTTCTGTTGCCGGATTGGTGTCTTACGCAAAGGCTAAACTCAAAGATTCGCAAGGTTTTCGGTTCCGCATTTTTAAGTATCCGGAAAAATTGATCACTGCTCTGCTGGAAGCCCCGCCTGATATCTTGTGTTTCAGCAATTACGTCTGGAACCTGGACCTGGGATATAGCATTGCCGAGCAGGTCAAGAAGGACCATCCGGAGGTCATCGTGATCTTCGGTGGCCCGAACTATCCCACCGATTTCAGCGAACAGGAGAAATTTCTTGCGGACCATCCGGCGATCGATTTTTATGCCTACAAAGAAGGTGAGATCGGTTTTACGGAACTGCTGGAAAGCCTAGCCACTAAGAATTTTGATGTTGCTATGGTTAAGGCTCTGAAGCCGCGCAGTTTTCATTACCTACTCGCCGGAGCTTTGGAAGTCGGCTTCTTGGCCGACCGCATCAAAGATTTGGAGGACATTCCTTCGCCATACCTGACTGGCGAGCTGGATGAGTTTTTCGACGCAACGCTAATCCCGATGATTCAGACTAATCGTGGCTGCCCGTTCACCTGCACTTTTTGCGTTGAGGGCTTGGGCTACTACAATAAGGTTAATAAGCGTTCGGTGGATACGGTGCGCAAAGAGTTGGAGTACATCGCCGGTCACAAGCACCCCAACATCCACGATCTGCATATCGTCGATTCCAATTTCGGAATGTATAAGGAAGACGAGGCGATCGCCGATGCTATCGCGGGAGTACAGGAAAGTCACGGCTGGCCGCAATATATCCATGTGGCTACCGGGAAAAACCAAAAGGAGCGCGTTTTGAGGGTTGCGAAGACCATCAACGGCGCTTTGCGGCTGGCCGGTTCGGTCCAGTCGCTATCGGAAAAAGTTCTCGAGAATATCAAGCGGGGGAATATCTCCGCTGATCAGCTGATGGATCTCGCTCACAAGGCAAAAGAGCTTGGTAGCAATACCTATTCCGAGATCATCGTGGCTCTGCCCGGTGAGACCAAGGAATCACACTTCGAAACGATCGGTACAATCGTCAACGCCAAATTCAATTGGGTTAGGATCTATACCCTGATGATGTTGTCGGGCGTGGAGATGTCCAATAATGAAACTCGCAAGAAGTATGAGATGCAGACCCGCTATCGGGTATTGCCTCGCTGCTTCGGATCATACAAGTTCGGCAACGAATTACTATTGAGCGCCGAGGTGGAAGAGGTTTGTGTGGCGACCAAAGATATGTCGTTTGAAGATTATCTTGATTGCCGCCTATTCCATCTGACGGTGGAGATTTTCTACAACGACAGCGTCTCTTCCGAGCTGGTGGAATTCCTGAACCTGTTCGGTATCTCGGTTTTCGACTGGCTGAAGCACATCCATGATCAACGTGATAGTTTCCCCGAACCGCTGAAGAAGATCTACCAGAATTTCTCGAGGTTGAGCCATGAAGAGCTTTGGGATTCCAAAGAACAGCTTTTGAAATTCACCAAAGACGAGCAGGTAATTCAGAAATACCTAACCGGAGAATACGGCAGCAACCTAATCTTTACCCACAAAGCGATGGCGATGACCGAAGCCCTGGAGGAGGTGTTGGCCGTTGCTTTCATCAGCGCCCGCTCCATTTTGGGTGGCACGCGACCGGAAACTCTAGGCGAATATTCCGATTACCTTTCTAACTTGCAGGTTTACAGTGAGCTGAAGAAGAGAAGTCTCTTTGACGACAAGCTCCTGTCCGGGCCTGGAAATAGTCCGGAATTCAGCCGCTTGCTCTTCTTTGATTTTTTGGGTCTGGAAAATCAGGGATTCCGGGTTCTGCCCGACAACTTCCGCAAGCCGAACGGAGTGCTGGCAAGCTTCGTCCATACGGACGATCAGAGGAAGATCATCAAAGACAGTCTGGACCTATATGGCCGGAATATCATCGGCATTGCCCGAGTTCTGAGCAAGGTCCACGTTACCAAGATTTACCGTATGTTGGTTCAGAATGATATCGTCGATTAA
- a CDS encoding NAD-dependent epimerase/dehydratase family protein, with amino-acid sequence MKKILVLGIDGYLGWPTAMRFSQLGYEVAGVDNMAKRGWEDEVGAKPLWPVPTLQKRVRVWEKVSGKKIRVFVGDITGGRFIYKVFEDFRPDVVIHYAEQPSAPYSMKNRQHAVFTQENNVSGTLNVIHAMMSFCPKAHLVKLGTMGEYGTPNIDIEEGWLDIEHNGRKDRMMFPKRPGSFYHLSKVHDSHNIEFCCRVWGLRATDLNQGVVYGIATDETELHPELLTSFHYDSDFGTALNRFCVEAVAGVPLTVYGNGGQKRGFLNIRDTLQCVQIATENPAESGEFRVFNQFTEVFSVTELAKLVQSGAKELGLSVKIANLPNPRVESEAHHYNPKNDSLLKLGLQPNMLSGELVDSMLRKIQDARELIDLEVIHPKTKWKR; translated from the coding sequence ATGAAGAAGATCTTGGTGTTGGGGATTGACGGATATCTCGGTTGGCCGACTGCGATGCGTTTTTCTCAGTTGGGTTATGAAGTGGCCGGCGTAGATAATATGGCGAAGCGTGGCTGGGAGGACGAAGTCGGCGCCAAGCCCTTGTGGCCGGTGCCGACCTTGCAAAAGCGAGTCCGGGTCTGGGAAAAAGTTTCCGGCAAAAAGATTCGGGTATTTGTTGGGGATATCACGGGCGGACGTTTCATCTACAAAGTTTTTGAAGATTTCCGTCCGGACGTAGTTATTCATTATGCCGAACAGCCTTCGGCGCCGTATTCCATGAAGAATCGTCAGCATGCCGTTTTCACTCAGGAGAACAACGTCTCAGGTACGCTGAACGTGATTCATGCAATGATGAGTTTTTGCCCCAAAGCGCACCTGGTTAAGCTGGGTACGATGGGTGAGTATGGAACTCCGAACATCGACATTGAAGAAGGCTGGCTGGACATTGAGCACAACGGTCGTAAGGATCGGATGATGTTTCCGAAGCGGCCGGGATCTTTCTATCACCTGAGTAAGGTGCACGACAGTCACAACATTGAATTTTGCTGTCGGGTCTGGGGTTTGAGGGCGACCGATCTTAACCAGGGAGTGGTTTATGGTATCGCAACCGACGAAACGGAACTCCACCCGGAATTGCTCACCAGTTTTCATTACGATAGCGATTTCGGGACTGCCCTGAATCGCTTCTGCGTTGAAGCAGTGGCGGGAGTTCCTTTGACCGTTTACGGAAATGGTGGCCAGAAGCGCGGATTTTTGAATATCCGTGATACGCTCCAGTGCGTCCAGATCGCTACGGAGAATCCAGCCGAATCCGGAGAGTTTCGGGTATTCAATCAGTTCACGGAAGTATTTTCTGTGACGGAGCTGGCTAAGTTGGTTCAGAGTGGCGCAAAGGAGCTGGGTTTGTCGGTGAAGATCGCCAACCTGCCCAACCCTCGCGTCGAAAGTGAGGCGCATCACTATAATCCGAAAAACGATTCGCTTCTGAAGCTCGGATTGCAGCCGAATATGCTTTCTGGAGAGTTGGTTGACTCCATGCTCCGGAAGATCCAAGACGCCCGGGAATTGATTGATCTCGAGGTCATTCATCCTAAGACGAAGTGGAAACGTTAA